CTATCAGTTGGTCTGATGATACTGTCTTATAGCTCCCCCACTGGGCTTTGTGAAATATGTGGTGCCCTGTAAGAGGGGCCAGCTTTCTTGCTGAGCCATAGCACTGACTAGCCCCACATCCAGCCTGGCTACCTCCTTCCTACAGCCTGACCCTATGctcattttctcccccttccttccactGAGCAGCACACGTGCTTGGACTGTAAGAAGAATTTCTGCATTTCCTGCTCGAGCCAAGTAGGGAACGGTGCCCGCCTCTGCTATCTCTGCCAGCGTTTCCACGCCACAGCCTTTCATCGAGAAGAGTTGATGAAAATGAAGGTGAAGGATCTGAGGGACTATCTCAGCCTCCATGACATCTCCTCCGAGATGTGCAGGGAAAAGGAGGAATTGGTGTTCTTGGTGCTTGGTCAGCAGCCCGTGATCACACAAGAGGACAGGACTTGTAATGCTCCTTTCCCCTCAGGCCTCCCTGAGCATCAGGCCTTCCTGGCCCAGCCTCATACCAGCACAGCACCTCCTACCTCTCCCAATCTCCCTCCGTCACCGGCACAGCCCACCTCTACTCCCTCAACCCAGGCTCAGGAAAACCAGCAGGTATGGGCCTGTTTTCATCTACGCCACTCTGGCCTCAACTGCCCTTTGCCTCCAACTTCTAAAACCTAGGAGTTGGAGAGTGTGCGTATGTGTGGTTCTGATTTTCTTGAATTCTCTCTATATAAAATCCCTctgttcatcctttttttttctgtagagtCAGGAGCTGCTTACTGGACTCTCTTTGGCAACATTAGCACAGAGGAAGTGCCTCTTCCCTGGATGCAGGCTTGTAGGAGACTATTTGAAACCTGTTTTTATTCCCTTTCTTGGTTGTAATTTGCCGAACGTATTTCAGTTGGATCTTGTATAATAATATAGTCTAGCATTCTCCCTCACCCCGCCCAGATTTAAGAAAACCCATGCACCAGGCTCTGAATTCAGCCACTTGTCCGAATAAGCATATTTAAAACATACCAGACATAAACATCTGTCATTCCTACCTTGTCTTACCTACTGAGGAAGGATAACCTCAGCTTTCCAGACTTTACCAGTAGGCCTAGATAATGACGTACCTAGCATGGGGGTTCTGTGATCATCATATCCAAGAAATGACCTCTTGCCCATGGCTCTGCTTCAGTCTTTAGCCAGTTTATAGCCCAAGCAAAGTGGCCTTGTTTCTGTGTCACTGTGCCAGGGAGCAGTGATCCTTTGAGAGACAGAATCTGTATGGAAATTCCTTAGTTACCCTCTGATTTACTTCTCAGCACAGGGCTAGATGGGGAATCAGAGGCCTAATTTTCACTTTTGGCTTTGTTACTGATTCTTGAGTCCCCTTGGACTCAAGTCCCTTCTTCTGTTAGCCTTTAAATCAAAATGGGGATAGCAGTCCTTGACCCCTTTCTATTTCCATAGGCTGTTTGGAGGGATTAGTGAGCTATCTTGTATATAAAGAGCTTTGAGCGACTTAGGGGGAGGTGTCTGGTATTAAAAGCCTGTTCTTACTTTTTCCCATGTGTTCTGTGGCTTGCTCCTTCTTcacacaagtcatttcacttgcaCCAGGATTTATTACCTTGATTCAGCTCTTAAGAGGCACTGAAGCAGAAAGTCCAGCTCAAGATCATAACTTTAACTCTGCAAGACAATGTTTCACTGAATATTTGGCTTGGACACTTGAGAATTTTCCAGTGTCTGTATGATGCCTTTAGCCCCTTGGCTTTCTCTTGCATCAGCTCTAACTGGTAGAGCTGAGCCTTCCAGAGCACTAGCAGTGTGTGTGGGAAAGATTGTAGCTAGGAAAGAGACTTGAGGAGAAGGAATGGTTTTTCTTAGAAAAACTTTGATGGGTCTTCCATGCATGAGCATGAACAGACATGCTCTGTTTTTAACTAGGTCATTTTCTCCAGGTCACACTGACAGGACAGCAAGATACCTGTGCACTGCAAATGGCCACAAAGATGGAAGGTCACAAATTCTAGACACGAGATGTTACTTATCACTTCTCCCTTGATGCTTTCAGAGTTCCTGCCTGTTGGGCAGGAAGGAGGGCTGGTGGGTGGTAGAGGTGGGCTTATTTtgcaaaaggagaaaaacaacaaagtcacATACTTCCCTAATCTACGCCCCGAGATGACAGTGGAGCTAGGCCTTCTCTTACTTCAGAGCTGTGGAGTTATCATAGCATTATTGGAGTACAGAGTGTGTATAACTTTGAGCAAGTTCTCTAAACACGTTTCAGTTTCCTACTAGTGAGAATAAAATAGATACTAATTAagttccttctccccctcccccaagccctTTAACGCAGGCCTGCACTACTTGTGGAGCTGGACTGGCCTCTTATGGTGACTTTTGACATGCCCGAGAATTTCTTCTAtatacaaaggatgttttcctctacattttttgccGACTGCTCAAACTCCTTTGGCAGGCTGCATGCCACCTTGGGGGGCTGCAAGTTATGCTGGCCTTCTTTAAAGGATGGCAGGAGTTAATTTGTGAGTCATATATGAGGAAGCTTCTTGGCAGAGATCACCTGGAATCTCATGAAGCCGATCTCTTTCTAGATGGGTGGGGACACCTTTATCAGTATTTAGAGCCTTGAAGGGAGGGAAAGGCCATCTGAAGGCCAGTAGAGCGGAAGGCTCTGATTTAGTGCATGCTCTGGGTTGGTTTCAGGGGAAGGTGCTCATTTATGGTCAGAATCCTTTCAATGTTGGTGATGGAAATCCAGGTGTTTTACTTTTAAATGAAACAAGAAATTCATATTGCTTAATTCTTAGGGGGAATCTTCCTCACATTCCAGGTGGGAACATTTGAAGTTTTAGCATACTATGCAGAATAAGTCTCTTAAGGAGAAAATTGTGCACATTTTTATGCTAACATGGTTTGAGGGTAGAGTGTTCAAATCTAGGGAGATGTTAATGCCTTTATACTCTGTCGTGCTGAGACCAAACAACTATATTTCACTCAGTTCCAATGTCCCACTTGAAAGAGAATGTTGGCAAATGAGAGAGCATGCAGGGTGGGCTAGTAAAGTGTGTTGAGGGCCCCAGAAACCATATTCTGGGAGGAATCATTGAAGGGGGTGGCTTGGGACAGAGGAGACTTTCAGTGGATATGGTAGTTGTGTCCAAATAATTGAATGTTGTTATTACTAATACCTGAATATGATAAACATTTTCAGTTGATGCACATAAGTTCTTTGTAGATTTGCTGTGTACCTGCAGAAGGCAGAGCAAGTAATAGGTGAAAATTATGAAGTAGGTAGATTTTGGCTAGATGTGAAGAATAACTTCCTGACATTCTTACATTGGAATGGTCTCATCTAATCAAGTAGTAAGATTCTTGTCTTTGTAAGTCTTCAGGAGTGattatgtgttcatcctttgttgccgaagaagaccatgccatcagagaaataatgacttgcacttgactttgttttgagtgagggagggctgtgcaggtcaccagcctcacttctcctccagagtcatctgaatccagtgaccagatattcatcaggatgactggagatgacccaggatgaggcaattggggttaagtgacttgcccaaggtcacgcagttaGTGAgggccaagtgtctgaggtgagatttgaactgaggtcctcttgactcctgcactggtgctctatctggtgcccacctagctgcccataaggAGTAGGTGATGAGATACTAGAGATGCTGAgaagaggggggggggggggcgctctGGAATAGCTGTTCTCCAAGGCCCTTGCCACTCAAAAGATGCTCAGATTCCACCTCCATTCCTCAGTCCAAGTAGTGGCTTGTGATGGATATTTAACAAGTGATACAAATTAATAAATGAGGTACAAATGCAAACGGTGCTCAGTAACTTGCTTCCTGCATCTTCTCATTCTCAGCCTCAATTGGTGTCCACCAGGGTTAATGAATCCCAGCTAATACGAACCATCATCTATGAGCCAGGAGCTGTGTAGTTATTTTGGATGACTTTTATTTGTCTATTTTCACAGAAAAGGTAGTGCTAGGTGAGATCACATTTTGGGGCCGTTGTTTTTGGATGCTTTTCACTCTTGTTGAGTTTATTGTCAGGTctagaatataataaaaagagcTGGTGCTACGGGATCCCAGCTGTTACCCAAGAATCCTATGAGACTTTCCTACAGCTGTGACTGCATTTTTCTTTCCTACAGGCTAATGGCCATGTGCCCCACGACCAAGAAGAAGTGATATGTGTGGAGAATGTAGTAAGTGCTCCCACGGAGGATGAAACTCAGGTGAGGCAGCTCAGGTGTGAGTTTGATCCTTCCCAGCTATTGCTGAAATactggggagaaaaagggagaagtgtCTTACTGGCCCCTTGGTAGGCAGGAAAACAATCTGTGGGGGTCACCCTGGGTAATCCCATTCCTGTTGTGTTAATAAGTATTTCCATCCCATCTGGGATCCTGAAGCAGACCCAGCTGTCAATGGGAACCCAGTCCCCTGAAGAGCTCCAGGGAATGCTTAGCTTGGGCTGTATTACTCTTCTCCTTGTACCTGTTGCTGAGGGCAGGTTTCCCATAGTGCTGTGTAactaattttctttcctctttccagaCATTCCTGGGAAGAGCAAATAAGAGCTGTAGTCACAGATCTCTCAGGCTCTTTGGCAAATCACAGCAAAGGCAGAGAATTGGGAAAGGGTTGAAGCCAGAACTGTGAGAATAGAGGCCTTCTTGTAAGAGTGGGATTCCCTCTGACACTCACAGTGACAGAGCTTTGCATAGGACTGAGTCTGGAACCAGGGTTCATGGAGTAAGAATTGTTTCCTTCCTTGGAGGTTAGGGACCCATAAGCTAGGACCATCACTGCAAAGCAGCTGACAGTACTTTGGGCCTGTGGAGAGAAGATGAGATCATTGTTTGCCTTTTGTGCTTTACAGTCTATTGACTCTGAGGACAACTTGGTGCCCGGGCGGAGGGCCTCACTGTCTGATTTGGCGAATGTGGAGGACATTGAGGCCCTCACTGTACGGCAGCTCAAAGAGATCCTGGCTCGGAACTTTGTGAATTACAAAGGCTGCTGTGAGAAGTGGGAGCTGATGGAGAGAGTGACCCGGCTGTTCAGGGAGCAGAGAGACCTCCAGCATTTGGGTAACAGGCAGCGTTAGGGCTCATGCTTGTTCCTCGGATGCTTTTCCTTCTGACTAGATCTGTGTTCTTCTGAACTCTGagacatttctttcatttttggagtaggaaagggaaaaaaatctgtttgcTATTGCCCTGGAGAGAGCTCCGTACCCCTGTGGGTGCTCCTCGAATGTATCCTCCTATTCCACATAGAGGATTTCTTTAACTCTGGTTGTGTTGATGAACAACATAGCAGCTATGTTGTTCCtgtttgttttcttccccctAGACTTAGTCCAACTTTGTAGTTTTCCAGTACATTCCTTCCCACTTGGTTCATGCAACCTGTAACAAATGCCTGCTTCTAAGTCAGGACCAAAGGATCCACTGGTTCTTATCCTATACTCTAAGACAAGGTGGGACAGGCAAACTACTAGTTACTGGCACACTGGGTATGCCTATAGGGAAAGAATTCAGTGGTAAActtgggaagaaggggaggagctTTTCTCTGGTCTACCTTGTCACCAAATAacatcttacttttctttttgttgcAGTATCTGGCACTGCAGATCAAAATGGTATGTActgtttattttctttgagaactggcataatattttttccttccttttttcatcctTCGTTCCTAATTTTGGTTCCTGTTAATCATCTAAGAGGTTCGAGCATCTGGGTATCACAAAGAATTGAGTGGGAAATTTAGAGATAACTAGGGCTTGTCAGCACCATTTTGACATCCTCCTGTAACTCTTCCCCTGATGATGGAAGAACTGTAGCAGACCCTTGAGCAAGCTCCTTTGCAAGTCTCTATGTTGCCAGAGTTCTGAAGCTGTAACtcataaaatatttaacaaagccGATAGTGGCTACATCACACTTACCCTGTTTTCATCTTCTTGGCCCTGAGTGTCTGCACCTCCCCCATCTTTTCCCTTGGCTGTGGAGGGCGTGGGGCGGTCTTTGTGTTGACCTCACGGAAGATGTTGAGCCTTGGGGAGTCTTGTTAGGGCAGTGTCCCCAGGGGGAGGAGTTGGGGACAGGCTGTCTTCAGGGGAGGGGGGAGCTCGTGTTCTCACCTCAGTTGCCTGCCTTCTGAGCTTCAGTTCCCTCTTCCTAGGTTGGTAGGAAAGATCCACTGGTCTGAAGATACCACGTCCTGCAGGGCTTCTGGCTGAGATGTCAGCATGGTCTCTTCTGAAGGAAACAGCTTAAGATAATGGGGCTGGGGCTCCTTTCAGAAAGCTGCCATCTCATTAGCTAGGCTTTAGGGAAGGGAGTTTGGTTGGGGGATGGAGGGATCCTAGAGTGTCATGGTGCTGTTCTCCTTAGAAACCTAGGAAATGGAGCAGCCCGtgcagttttcttttgttttgttttccttgtccCTAGGAAGGTACCTTGTTATTTTGAGATAGAGCCTTTCTCCTCAGGCTAACTGAGGCAAGAGGACAATACGTCATTGAAATTCAGATAACCCCCTAGTGCCTTTGGCTGACATAGACTCCCCAGATGCTTTTGTTTTGGTTGTTGCTTCTTCCCATTGGCCCTGTCCAGAAAGGAGGCAGCTGAGGGGCCTTTTTACTCTGCCGGGAGGCTAAGCAGGCCCTGTGTGTGATGGGGTCCAGGTTCAGTGAGCACTCTCCCTGATAACAGTTAATCAAGATAGGTTCTTCTTTCTGGCTTTGACTGTGCTGAGGCAGTGACTCTAGGAATCAAGGCcctagatctagagctgggaaggaaatctcccttcattttacagtggaggaaactggaGCTGAGAGAGGTTGTTCCAGGTCATGTCCATCACCCAGCTGGTTGATGATGAATGGTGTTTGAACGCAGGTTGTCTGCCTCTAAATCCAGCGTTCTTCCCACCGTGCCTCACTGTGTGCACTAACAATGCAGCTGCTGTTGATGCATCCTAACGCTGCTGCAGAGACTTTGGCTGCCATGTCAGTGCTGACTCTGCCCTCGCCTCACATCATGACGTCCCTCTCCAGTGGTGACCCTGTGGTGAGGCCAGGACTCCCTGTCTCCTTCTGCTCCTGTGCATTGTGCACCAAGCCTAGGGGCATGCTGCTTCCTCATGTTCTTGGAGTACAAGGTTAGCTGAAGCCAGCCAAGCGCAGTTACCAGCACCTATTCATGGGCCTGCTTGCATCCTACCAGAAAGATGGAGCTGAGATTACTGTAGGTAACAGAAGGCAACCACGCTTTGGCCTCCATTCACTTAGCAAGATAGTCCAGCCTctcatttcatagaggaggagagaaagagaggtaggCCTAGAGAGCCTCGAAACTCACTCAAGGTTACAGAATGAATCACTTGGCAGAACCATCTCAGGAACTGGGGTTTCTTGATAGCCAGTTCAGTGTCTGCCATCTTAGAGCAAATCTAACTCATGGTTAGGTCACCTGAATGAGAATGAAAACAACTGTACTGTGCCatttgatgacaaagaattggagcTTAATTGTTGCATGAGGCTAAAAGGAGCTTAACCACTTTCACTTGCAAAGGAATTTCCTACCCACAAATTATCTACCCATTCAGCTTAAAAAGTTGGAATTTCTTTCCTAGAAAAAAAACTTAAGGGGCTCCTTTGGAACAAAGGGGACAATATCAATGCTATCCTGTGTCAGGGCAATGGCCCATCACTGCTTACAATGGGGCCCCCAGGGGACATTTTGTGGGAAAGCCTGGCTGCTTTCCAGGACAATATCCTCTGAAGGAACCCAGAAAATTATGGATCTTCTTGGGGTGGGAAGCATAGTGGTTTGTGAGTTAGGAGATGCAGCTCTGCCTGTGGCTTTCTAGGTGAACTGCTGTGTCTCCTGAGCCTCAGCTTCAGGTTGTACTAGATCAGTGGTTTTTAACCTAAGGTTTGTGAATAGAATATTTTGGGAGGGTGGGGGGATGTGGGGAGGTGTCTGGGTGGAGATAAAAAAACTTGGGTGGAGATAAAAAAACCCACTTTTTTGTTTTCACTAATCTTTGGtgtcctttataatcctatgtattttgtgcattttaaaaacatttggaGGTGTCCAAAGGCTTCCCCATACTGCCAGAGATCCCAAATAGTCTTTTACCCAACCTACTCTACCCCTGTTTATACTTAAACCTTTCCTGAACCTACATGTGTTTCCAAGTTGGGGGTAACAAATCTCATGTGACTTAGCTGCTTTATATTGTCCAAAAACTACATTTTTCAAACTTCAGCTTCAAACTCTTTTAACTGAGTCTTAATGTTTAGAGGTTCATTGATGAGGCCCACAGTCACCCAGGCCAGGCCATCATAAGAGAACACAGAAGAGAGGTGGGTCGGTTCATCAGGAAAAGCTTTTCTGAAAGGAGTTGAATTTTTAGCTGAATTTTGGGGATTAGGGAGAATTTGGCCCAGATGTCTTCTTGACTATTTGCCTTCTTTCCTTATGTGTGTAGGGGATCCAGCGCCATCTAGTGCAGAGGAAAATATATGTAAGATCTGCATGGACTCACCTATCGACTGTGTCCTACTGGAATGTGGCCACATGGTCACTTGTACCAAGTGTGGAAAACGGATGAATGAATGCCCCATCTGTCGCCAATATGTGATCCGAGCTGTGCATGTCTTCAGATCCTGATGGCTGGAACCAGGCCCCCCCATGCCTTATGGGGCAAATTGGTTCACTTGtggattaattaaaaaatttgCAAAGTATCACCCCAAGGCCATGGCCAGCAATGACAGGAAGAAAGCCTGGGAGCTTCCTGCTTGTCTGGTCAGTTGTGCCCTTTTCACATCTCAATGTTGGGATCTGATAGGGCTTCCTCAGCCAAAGGGGATTTATTAGCCCTGCTTGGGGCAGAAATCGAATGGGCTTAGTCCCTGTTTCATATGATCAGTTGGTGACAATAAATTTGTGATGAACACAAACTTCCCAGCACTCAGACCATGTTGGAGTACTTTTTCCTCCCTTCAGTACAAACCATAGTTTTAAAGATCTTTTTCTGCAAAATTATCCTTCAGTATCTATTGTAATTCATCCTCTGTGGAGACAATTCAGCGCTGATTTTTTAATCATTCAGaaatcttgttttttttcctattatacaCATGGCTGTATTTTCTGTCTGGTGTCTTGGGTTTAATTCAGTTACTGCTAACCTCTCTCCTCGTGTCTTCCTTTGGCTTCGTTAGCTCAAAAGGCATTAATTGTCCTCAGGAGTGAGTAACTTCCTATAAATGCTCTCACTAAACCTAAAAGGACCGTGTGGTACTAAATAGAAGCCATGATGTCTTTCCCTGTCCCATCTATCATGTTGTGGGGAAGTAGGGGAAGCCCTGGGACCATGGGATCCAACAATCCCCATGGAATTTGGCTGGCTCATGTTTTATCAATGAGCCCCTTGTTGGTGCCTTAATTAGACTGACAAGAAAGCAGAATTTTTATGCCAGTGAATCTTGCTCATTGAAAATGAATCTTTGAAGGTTGTTGAGAAGTCTCAACATAAGAGTTGATGACCTGAATGCATGATTGGAAGATATTTGTCTCTATAAAGACTTGCGATGACTTGTTAAGGCTTCCTGATTAAAGCAGTATCATTCCCAAGATGGACTCCTCATTGTTAAGTCTTTTTAACCTACTCTGGAAGCCAAAGAAACATTTGGCTTGCACACGAAAAGGGAAATTCCAAGTCCCAGAGAGAGGGAAGAACTTACAGTGGACTTGGCCATCAGTCACTTCAGGTGCTGGTGGAAGAAATGTGGGTAATGTGCCTCTCTGTCCA
The DNA window shown above is from Notamacropus eugenii isolate mMacEug1 chromosome 2, mMacEug1.pri_v2, whole genome shotgun sequence and carries:
- the RFFL gene encoding E3 ubiquitin-protein ligase rififylin isoform X3 produces the protein MISSGNGSGVPSCRNWRELAFCLGSVLKQAKPGFTMWATCCNWFCQDGHPEETQQPQGARTQAYSNPGYSSFPSPTGSEPSCKNCGTHFGSTTRKHTCLDCKKNFCISCSSQVGNGARLCYLCQRFHATAFHREELMKMKVKDLRDYLSLHDISSEMCREKEELVFLVLGQQPVITQEDRTCNAPFPSGLPEHQAFLAQPHTSTAPPTSPNLPPSPAQPTSTPSTQAQENQQANGHVPHDQEEVICVENVVSAPTEDETQSIDSEDNLVPGRRASLSDLANVEDIEALTVRQLKEILARNFVNYKGCCEKWELMERVTRLFREQRDLQHLVSGTADQNGDPAPSSAEENICKICMDSPIDCVLLECGHMVTCTKCGKRMNECPICRQYVIRAVHVFRS
- the RFFL gene encoding E3 ubiquitin-protein ligase rififylin isoform X2, with protein sequence MSPENLRQNAVQVIAERRNPQWTLERSILRGNSGSSWVRTAPESATVSWPTSDPSGSGFTMWATCCNWFCQDGHPEETQQPQGARTQAYSNPGYSSFPSPTGSEPSCKNCGTHFGSTTRKHTCLDCKKNFCISCSSQVGNGARLCYLCQRFHATAFHREELMKMKVKDLRDYLSLHDISSEMCREKEELVFLVLGQQPVITQEDRTCNAPFPSGLPEHQAFLAQPHTSTAPPTSPNLPPSPAQPTSTPSTQAQENQQANGHVPHDQEEVICVENVVSAPTEDETQSIDSEDNLVPGRRASLSDLANVEDIEALTVRQLKEILARNFVNYKGCCEKWELMERVTRLFREQRDLQHLVSGTADQNGDPAPSSAEENICKICMDSPIDCVLLECGHMVTCTKCGKRMNECPICRQYVIRAVHVFRS
- the RFFL gene encoding E3 ubiquitin-protein ligase rififylin isoform X1, with protein sequence MWATCCNWFCQDGHPEETQQPQGARTQAYSNPGYSSFPSPTGSEPSCKNCGTHFGSTTRKHTCLDCKKNFCISCSSQVGNGARLCYLCQRFHATAFHREELMKMKVKDLRDYLSLHDISSEMCREKEELVFLVLGQQPVITQEDRTCNAPFPSGLPEHQAFLAQPHTSTAPPTSPNLPPSPAQPTSTPSTQAQENQQANGHVPHDQEEVICVENVVSAPTEDETQSIDSEDNLVPGRRASLSDLANVEDIEALTVRQLKEILARNFVNYKGCCEKWELMERVTRLFREQRDLQHLVSGTADQNGDPAPSSAEENICKICMDSPIDCVLLECGHMVTCTKCGKRMNECPICRQYVIRAVHVFRS